TTTCGTTTAGTTACCAAAAGTAAACCACCATTTGTCAAACTGATCTAGTCGAAGGGTTCAGTGTACCGAGTACCTTATGGGTGGTATTTAGTGTTTGGTGAAAATCTGCGTAAATCACCCCAATCTGTGCTATCTGTGTTCTATTGAATTTCTATCAACTATCAACCATCAACCATCAACTAAACTGGTATCACAGGGTTACACAGTGTAACACGGTGTTACACAGAATGGCACTCACGAACAACGATTCACGAACAACGAACAACGCATCCTGCCCTGTAGGGGCTAAACATTTGTAACTCCCAAACGACTCCCACCCGTATAGCGATGCATGCAGTGCATATGCCAAAGAGCAAGGGTGAATCGTTGCATCGCAATAGAAAGGCAATGCAAAGAGCGATTTACACGTTCTTTCTTGTCTTGATACAAGAAAGAACCAAAGAAAATCAAGGCTGAAAAGCCTGACCCGAAGGGTGCCCCGAGGGTGGAACTGCTGTGCGATACAATTCGCCACGCCTCCGGCGTGACTCATCTGGTATCGCTTACAAAGCCCACCGCAACGTTCCACCCCCGACCCATTGTCGGGTCAGGCTTTTATGCCACTACATAAGCCATTCCTATTGGTCGAGGAATTTTGTAAGTTAAAAGTTGTAAGCTCAAAGAGAAGCTTCGACTGGGCTCAGCATTACAGGGGGAGTTCGAATGCCAAAGGTTTTATCGTTCCAAGGCCCAATAAATTGGGACTCACCACTAGAAATATCCCTAAAAAGCATTGGTTCTAATTTATAAGTCAGCTAAAGAATATTCACAAAAAAAGCATTACATTCAAATTTGATGGTAGTATTAAAACAAAAAAAATTAACTTTGCACGGTCGGAAAAAAAGTCAAATTTCAATATGGACGATTATCACCCTGATAGTTAACCCGGAATAGAGGTAATGTACTATACCTCTATTCTATAAAATTTTGGAGGGATAGTACATGATTTCATTCTGGAAAAGGGACATTGGTTTACATCCAACTGCCGAATGGGAACCCTACTGCTGGGTAAACGTCGAAAATCCTACTAACGAGGAAAAACGCTATTTGCTCGATGAGCTCGGGGTACCCGATGCTTTCTACAACGATATTGAGGACGTTGACGAGCGCCCCCGTATTGAGTATGAGAACGGGTGGTTTTTTATCCTGATGCGATTACCTTATAAGAATACCGATCTGAAAATTCCCTACACCACAGTCCCTCTTGGTATTATTTTTAAGGATGAGGTATTTGTGTCAATCAGTTTCTACCGTTGCGAGGTGATCCCTGATTTCATTCAATTCTCGGTTCGTAAGGGAATTTTAATAAAGGATCATTTCGATCAGGTACTCAGGATAATGCTATCGTCAAGTGTATGGTTCCTGAAGTACCTAAAACAGATAAACAACGACATTAAGGAGGCCGAAAACCAGCTTGAACGTTCCATCCGTAACGAGGAACTACAGGATCTGCTTCGCATTGAGAAGAGCTTGGTGTTCTTTACCACATCGCTAAAGGGCAACGATATACTGCTGCACAGGATAAAAAACCTGCGTAGCTACCGCGATACCTATAATCCGGAACTGTTGGAGGACGTAGAGATTGAGTTACGCCAGGCACAGGAAACTACAAGCGTTTACTCCGACATTCTAAGCGGTATGATGGATGCTTACGCTTCGGTTATATCCAATAACTTAAACATTGTGATGAAGCGTTTAACCTCTATCTCCATTGTGCTTATGATTCCAACACTAATTGCTAGTTTTTATGGGATGAATGTTCCCAATAACATGGAAACTCATCCCTGGGCATTTGGTGCTATAGTTATTGCATCGATAACTATATCTGTTTTTGCTTTGCTGATATTCATGCGGAAAAAGTGGTACTAATCAGCGGTTGTTCGGGTAGCCTTATTTACAGCTGAAATAATTTGATCAACCTCAAACGGTTTCTGTATGTAACCGCTTACCCATCCCTCGTTAATAGCATGGTATATTTCGGGCGAAATATCGTAGCCTGTCAGGATGAAGCAGGGTATTCCCGGTTTTACCTTTGCTGCCTCACGGGCAAATTCAAGCCCGTTCATACCAGGCATTTTCATGTCGCAGAAAATAACATCGATGTTTGGGTTTTGGGTAAGTTTTGTTAACCCATCAGCACCGGAGTTGGAACTTATTACCTGGTAATACCTCCGGAAGTTTACCTCAAAAAGCAGTACGTTTGTTGGCTCATCGTCGATGTGGAGCACGCTGATATTTCCTGTTGCATCCATGGCTAGCTCGATTTAGGTAAAACTACTGTAACTTTTGTTCCTTTGCCCCTTTCGGAGTGTATGTTAATATTCCCTTTGTGTTCCTTTATGATGTTGTAGGTGATGGATAACCCCAGCCCTGTTCCCACTCCAGGCTCCTTGGTGGTAAAGAACGGATCGAAAATCTTTGTCAAATTTTCGTGGTCAATTCCGCATCCGGTATCCTCAAAAATCACCCTACAGGTTTTGTCCGTTGATTTTGTTGTTATGGTTATTTTCCCTGTGCCATCGATAGCTTGAATGGCATTGATGAGAATATTCATGAACGATTGGTGTATTTGGCCCTCGTTACAGTAAATACTTGTTGAATCCTCGTTGTAATGCTTTATGATCTCAATTCTATCGCGGTACTGATTGGAAAGTAGTATCAGACAGTTGTCAATCACCCTGTGTAAATCAACATTTGAGTGTTTTGTATAGTCGGCACGGCTATACTGGTTAAGGCTTCTTACAATCTGGGCTGAGCGTTTAACTCCTTCCTTGATAGCATCAACTAATGGCTGTAGCTCGCTTTTTTGTGCTTTAAACTTATCGTTGATATATCCCTCAATGGCAATAATGCCTCCCTGTATGAAATTCAGGGGGTTATTTATTTCGTGAGCAACCCCAGCCGCAAGCAAACCAAGCGATGCCATTTTCTCCGATTGGATTAGGGTTTGCTGAGCGTTCTTTAGTTCCTGTAAGGTTTCTATTAGCTTTTCGCGCTGATTGTAAAGTTCCTCGTTGGCTGAGGTTAGCTCCTCGTTTACTGCCTCGAGTTCCTCAGTGCGTTCTTTTACAAGTAGCTCCAAGTGGTTTCTATAGGTTTCAAGTTCCTGTTGGGTTTTCTTTATTTCTGTAATATCAATGGAAATCCCCCTTAACCCAACAACTATTCCATTATCAACTATAGGGGATGAGTACACAAGAGCAGGGAATCGTTCGCCATTCCTGCGTTGTGCTGGGTACTCAAGCCCAGGTGCAGTCTCCCCCTGCAGCCGTCGTTTAAAAAGCCTGATAGTTTCTTCCCTAAATTCAGGAACAATGGTTTCAAAGATATTCACCCCTTTTTTAAAGTCCTCATAGGTGTAACCCATATTTTCCAGCCCATACTTGTTCACAAAGGTTACCATTCCGTTTAGGTCAATTTCCCAAATGGACTGGGGTAGGAGTTCGGTAAGCTCACGGAATCGCCGCTCGCTCCGTTCTAGCTTTTCCTGGGCTTGTTTTATTTGGGTGATATCGGTAATGGTTCCTATATAACCATTGATTCCATCGGCATTTTTTTCGGGCAAAGCATTGCCCAGAACCCAAACCACTGTACCATCGGGTTTTAAGAATCGGTATTCAGTTGATGAGCTTTCCTCTAAATTAACCCTTTCGTACCAACCATCGAGTATCTTTTGCCTATCCTCCGGATGAACAGCCTTAATCCAATCATCGCCTTTTGCCTGTTCGGGTGTTAATCCGGATAGTTCGCACCACTTTGGATTAACATAGGTGGTTTTACCCTGAGCGTCGGTTCGGAAGATGCCTACGGGCGACATGTGGGAGAGGGTCTCGAAAAGCATCATGGTTTCATGGTATGCTTTTTCGGCTTTTCGGAGTTCGGTGATATCAACTATTGCTCCAATAGAACCAGTTACAGCACCATGAGCATTGTAAACAGGTGCGCCACTAACCATGCAATCGACCATTCGGCCATCTTTGGCCTTGAACTGCATTTCGTAAACATTCTTTATCCCCTGTTTCCGTTGATTATTTGCCTCAACTATTTCATGTCGCCTTTCCTCAGGAATTAAAAACTCATTTCCTACTTTCCCAATTACCTCTTCCGGCTTATATCCAAACATCTCTGTAAATCGGGTGTTCACAAATAGTATACGGTCGTTGTTATCGACCATCATAAGCGCCTCATTCAGGCTTTCAACCACAGTTCTATAGAGCTGTTCCCTCTCCTTGATTTCTTGTTCAGCCTTTTTCTTTTCGGTTACATCAATTAGAATCCCTCTAAGCCCTTTTGGGATATTGTTTTCGTAAACAACGCTTGAGAATATGTTGGCTGGGAAAATTGAACCATCCTTTCTGAGGGCAAGGTACTCCTCGTCAGATGTTTTACCTTCAATAAAGAGTTTTTTAATATTTTGGGCAACCCTCTGCCTATCTTCAGGGGCAATGAGGTCGATAATGGTGATGCCTTTCTCCAGATCCTCCTGGGTATAGCCGAAAAGTTTGAACCCAATGTTGTTGGCATAGGTAAATCGCGCATTTAGGTCAACTTCCCAAACAACCAGGGGTAAAAGGTCGGCTAGTTCACGGAACTTACGCTCCCGGTACTCCAGTGCTTGCTGGGCAATTTTCCTGTCGCTTACATCGCGGACTACAGCTAGCACTCTGTTTTTACCATTAATAAAAGTGAACTTAAGCGAAACCTCAGACCAGAAAATTGAGCCATCGGATCGTTTGCTTTGCCATTCAAAAACAGCACTACCAGCCTCTATTGCTTGTTTTATCCGTTCCTGGGCTCCATTAGTATCGTATGGTTCAATTCCTGAGGAGAAAAAATCGACATGCTTACCTATTACCTCTTCCTTACTATGTAATCCATACATTTTAAGCATCTGGTCGTTTACATCGATAATTACTCCTGTTTCGGCATCGTGAATAAAAATAGCTTCGCTGGTAGAGTTGAAGATTTCAAGGTAGTTTTGGAAACTTTCAACCGCATTGGCTTTCTGTTTTTCTGCCTCACAGAGCGCATCCTCGATACGTTGCTGGTATTTACGGCGCTCAAAGATGTTGAGAACGAGGTAAAAAATAAGCAGCATACCTATAGCCATAACAAAAGTTGCCACCCATACCACCTGCCTTGAACGTGACGATGCTTTCTCAATGGGTATTTCGCTAATTACCATCCAGGGTTTATCGCTCAGGTATAGGTTAATTGGATAGTAAAACCGAAATACTCTTTCTTTTAGGTAATTTGAATAGGTTTCAGCAGAAACTTCATTTCCCATAAAGGCCTTGGCGGTATAGGCACTATCGGCTCTACTTTCTTCTAGGTAAAAATTTTTCCGAATTTTAGTAGAATCGGGATAGCTAACAATTAACCCTTTAGGGGAAACCAAGTATAAAAATCCGGTGTCGAAAAGTTTTACTGAAGATATTGCATTCTGTAGAAAGTTAAGGTTTATGTCAACCCCCACAACACCTAGGAAGGTTGTATCGCTCATTATTGGAACGGAAATGGTACATCCAAAATACAGATTGCTATAGTTGGTGTACCTGAACAGATATGGTTCAGAGAGAACCGCACTGCGCTTTTGTTTTGCATCGGTATAAAAGAACGATTGGTAATCGTTGCATGGAACAATCTCAGAGTATAATGTATCGTTATCGCGAAAGTATGTTATCCCGAGACGTCCATTGCAAGGGAATTCATTGCTATGATTAAACCGGGAATCATTCTGGTCGTAAGCATTGGATTCCCATAGAACCCAAGCCCCTAAAATATTAGGGTTGCTGGTAAGAACGTCCTTTAAAAGATTCTTAATATCGTTGCGGGTTCCATTTTTTTGCTTCAGTATTATTGCACGTTGCTGAATTGAATTAGCAACCACATAGGCTGCAGTGAAATAGAGCTGGGTTTCGCCAGCAGTTTGACGAAGCACCTCCTTTGAGACCTCCTTGGACGATTCATAAATGTGTTTACGCTGGTTTACTGCCAGGTAGATAAACATGAAAATGAACACGCTGGCCGTAAGCAATGCTGCAAGTATTGCTGAATAGGGATGTGAGTATAGTTTACGAATACTCATTTTATTCGTAGGTGTAGTTTCCTATACGTAAAGATAGAATATTTTATATGGAAAAAAATTTGATTGAGCCGATAATTTTGACCAAAAGCGTTTTAGCTAATACCAGGGTATTAAAATGTTACCTTTTGGCTTTAACAAATGGGGTAAAATCCCCGTTAGTTTCAAAAAGAATTTTCTCAAAGAGTTTTGTTGTAGCCAGCGCATCGCCAGCAGCCCTATGGCGATTCTCAATTTCAATTCCTAAAGTGTTGCAAATGTTGCCCAGGCTGTATGAGCCATATCCCGGGAAAACCCGTCGGCTAAGCTTAACGGTACAGAGCACTTCGCGGTGATAATCATAGCCCAAACGTTTAAACTCAGCCTGAATAAACCGGTAATCGAATGGTGCATTGTGGGCTACAAATATGCATTCGTGTGTAAGCAATACCACCTCCCGAGCTATTTCGTAGAACTTTGGCGCATTGGCCACCATTTCATTTGTGATACCCGTTAGCTGTGTAATGTAGTATGGGATTATGGTTTCAGGGTTAACCAGTGTTTTAAACTCGTTGGTTATACAATTTCCGTCATGAATGTAAATGGCAATTTCAGTTATCCTATCGCGCTGCCAGCTACCGCCCGATGTTTCAATATCAACTATGGCATATTTCATTTACATAACAGTTAAGGGTATTGCTACCAGTGGCATATGAACTCTATTCACACCAATACTAACAAAATTTTTTTTCAAATCAGCATTACAACCTGAACCACTATTGCACCAATAATTGGTAACCACAGCAAAAGTTCGTTCCAAAAGTTCTGTTTAGCATCAGCAAAATATGATGACATGATGAATGCTGAGGGTATAGCAGTAAAGTAGAATATCTCATACGATACACCTGGAACTAAAAAGAATGATACAACCCCAATCAGAAAAAGGTAAAGGAAAATGGAGTAGTAGCGGCGAATGATAATTTTTTGAAAAGCCAATTTTTGATAGGTACCTATAAGCGATACCCCGAAGGGAATTGCCAGAAAACTTCCAAAAATCCAAAATAGTTTATCATCAACAGCAGGTTCCGATTCGGTGAAAAGGCTTGTAACAAAAGCATAGTATGGTTTAAGAATATCATCGTTAATAATGAAAAGTACAAGCATGTAAATAAGCCAGGGAACGATAAAGGCGAATAGCAAAACAAACCATTCCCTAACATTGAAGGGACGCAGTACTAGCAAAGTAAGTAGTGCCCAAACTGCAATAGATACTGCAGGAGCATAAAACAAGGTAGCTAAACCTATTGCTAATCCTGCCCTAAAAAGGTTGTCGAGGGGGGCGTTTTTCTGGTAAATGACAAATAAATGGTCGATGCTGAGCAGCACCAGGAATACTGATACCAGCGCTGGGTTTAACCGTTGAATAGGTAAAAAGGCTGCAGCGCATAGTGCATAAAACAGAATTGGCAGGTACGACCGATTCTTTAATATGATAAACTTATTGTTTAACACCAGCAGGTAAATTCCTGAAATAAAGAAAAGGATTACAGCTGTTAGCTTGTACCCAATAGGGTAATGGCTAAGTAAATTGGCTAAAGCTTGGTAGAACGGCATTGGAAAACTATCGAAAAGGAATGAGTAGGTTGGCGATTTACCCATAAGGGTGGCAAGCCAAATTGCAAACAGGAGAAGCAAAATGAACGCTATTGCTCCAAATCTACTTTTTTGGGCACTTTTGAGAAGCATACTATTGGTTTTGCAGTTTTTTTAAATCGTTGCCAATGTCGTTTCGGTAGTACAGCTTATCGAATTTGATGGCTTTAGCAAGGGTGTACGATTTTTCAAGAGCTTGGTCGATGCTGTTGCCCAGCGCCGAACAGGCAAAAACTCGTCCGCCAGCAGTAACCAGTTTACCGTTGCTTATGGAGGTTCCGGCGTGGAATAGAATAGCATTAGAGGGAATAGAAGCAGGTGTGGCTATTTCCTTCCCTTTCTCGTATGAATTTGGGTAGCCCCCCGATACAACAATAACCGTTGTTGCGGTTTGGGAATCAACCTCAATGGATGCTTCCGATAACCGATTCTGTGAGCATGCCAGCAGGGCTGCAAGCAGGTCGGATTTAATGCGAGGCATTACCACCTCAGTTTCCGGATCGCCCATCCTAACATTGTACTC
This region of Tenuifilum sp. 4138str genomic DNA includes:
- a CDS encoding magnesium transporter CorA family protein is translated as MISFWKRDIGLHPTAEWEPYCWVNVENPTNEEKRYLLDELGVPDAFYNDIEDVDERPRIEYENGWFFILMRLPYKNTDLKIPYTTVPLGIIFKDEVFVSISFYRCEVIPDFIQFSVRKGILIKDHFDQVLRIMLSSSVWFLKYLKQINNDIKEAENQLERSIRNEELQDLLRIEKSLVFFTTSLKGNDILLHRIKNLRSYRDTYNPELLEDVEIELRQAQETTSVYSDILSGMMDAYASVISNNLNIVMKRLTSISIVLMIPTLIASFYGMNVPNNMETHPWAFGAIVIASITISVFALLIFMRKKWY
- a CDS encoding response regulator, giving the protein MDATGNISVLHIDDEPTNVLLFEVNFRRYYQVISSNSGADGLTKLTQNPNIDVIFCDMKMPGMNGLEFAREAAKVKPGIPCFILTGYDISPEIYHAINEGWVSGYIQKPFEVDQIISAVNKATRTTAD
- a CDS encoding PAS domain S-box protein, with translation MSIRKLYSHPYSAILAALLTASVFIFMFIYLAVNQRKHIYESSKEVSKEVLRQTAGETQLYFTAAYVVANSIQQRAIILKQKNGTRNDIKNLLKDVLTSNPNILGAWVLWESNAYDQNDSRFNHSNEFPCNGRLGITYFRDNDTLYSEIVPCNDYQSFFYTDAKQKRSAVLSEPYLFRYTNYSNLYFGCTISVPIMSDTTFLGVVGVDINLNFLQNAISSVKLFDTGFLYLVSPKGLIVSYPDSTKIRKNFYLEESRADSAYTAKAFMGNEVSAETYSNYLKERVFRFYYPINLYLSDKPWMVISEIPIEKASSRSRQVVWVATFVMAIGMLLIFYLVLNIFERRKYQQRIEDALCEAEKQKANAVESFQNYLEIFNSTSEAIFIHDAETGVIIDVNDQMLKMYGLHSKEEVIGKHVDFFSSGIEPYDTNGAQERIKQAIEAGSAVFEWQSKRSDGSIFWSEVSLKFTFINGKNRVLAVVRDVSDRKIAQQALEYRERKFRELADLLPLVVWEVDLNARFTYANNIGFKLFGYTQEDLEKGITIIDLIAPEDRQRVAQNIKKLFIEGKTSDEEYLALRKDGSIFPANIFSSVVYENNIPKGLRGILIDVTEKKKAEQEIKEREQLYRTVVESLNEALMMVDNNDRILFVNTRFTEMFGYKPEEVIGKVGNEFLIPEERRHEIVEANNQRKQGIKNVYEMQFKAKDGRMVDCMVSGAPVYNAHGAVTGSIGAIVDITELRKAEKAYHETMMLFETLSHMSPVGIFRTDAQGKTTYVNPKWCELSGLTPEQAKGDDWIKAVHPEDRQKILDGWYERVNLEESSSTEYRFLKPDGTVVWVLGNALPEKNADGINGYIGTITDITQIKQAQEKLERSERRFRELTELLPQSIWEIDLNGMVTFVNKYGLENMGYTYEDFKKGVNIFETIVPEFREETIRLFKRRLQGETAPGLEYPAQRRNGERFPALVYSSPIVDNGIVVGLRGISIDITEIKKTQQELETYRNHLELLVKERTEELEAVNEELTSANEELYNQREKLIETLQELKNAQQTLIQSEKMASLGLLAAGVAHEINNPLNFIQGGIIAIEGYINDKFKAQKSELQPLVDAIKEGVKRSAQIVRSLNQYSRADYTKHSNVDLHRVIDNCLILLSNQYRDRIEIIKHYNEDSTSIYCNEGQIHQSFMNILINAIQAIDGTGKITITTKSTDKTCRVIFEDTGCGIDHENLTKIFDPFFTTKEPGVGTGLGLSITYNIIKEHKGNINIHSERGKGTKVTVVLPKSS
- a CDS encoding 3'-5' exonuclease; its protein translation is MKYAIVDIETSGGSWQRDRITEIAIYIHDGNCITNEFKTLVNPETIIPYYITQLTGITNEMVANAPKFYEIAREVVLLTHECIFVAHNAPFDYRFIQAEFKRLGYDYHREVLCTVKLSRRVFPGYGSYSLGNICNTLGIEIENRHRAAGDALATTKLFEKILFETNGDFTPFVKAKR
- a CDS encoding DUF6427 family protein, which encodes MLLKSAQKSRFGAIAFILLLLFAIWLATLMGKSPTYSFLFDSFPMPFYQALANLLSHYPIGYKLTAVILFFISGIYLLVLNNKFIILKNRSYLPILFYALCAAAFLPIQRLNPALVSVFLVLLSIDHLFVIYQKNAPLDNLFRAGLAIGLATLFYAPAVSIAVWALLTLLVLRPFNVREWFVLLFAFIVPWLIYMLVLFIINDDILKPYYAFVTSLFTESEPAVDDKLFWIFGSFLAIPFGVSLIGTYQKLAFQKIIIRRYYSIFLYLFLIGVVSFFLVPGVSYEIFYFTAIPSAFIMSSYFADAKQNFWNELLLWLPIIGAIVVQVVMLI